In Selenomonas sp. TAMA-11512, a genomic segment contains:
- a CDS encoding PTS sugar transporter subunit IIB: MRNVVLARVDDRLIHGEVVSVWTPTLSVNRIAVVDDGVAADAFNTRVIKGLAPEGVKCFVWSVATAVEKLKGDPKKDERMMILTKTPITFLRLVEGGIGLKEVNLGGMGLRDARRTFIKNVACDEEEIEAIKRLDARGVRVYYQLVPEQQIIEAMTAV, encoded by the coding sequence ATGAGAAACGTGGTATTGGCAAGAGTCGATGATCGGCTCATCCATGGCGAGGTCGTATCGGTCTGGACGCCGACGCTCTCGGTCAATCGCATTGCCGTTGTCGATGACGGGGTCGCAGCGGACGCGTTCAACACGCGCGTGATCAAGGGGCTTGCGCCGGAGGGCGTCAAGTGCTTTGTCTGGAGCGTTGCGACGGCGGTCGAGAAGCTCAAGGGCGATCCGAAGAAGGATGAGCGCATGATGATCCTAACAAAGACGCCGATCACATTCCTCAGGCTCGTTGAGGGCGGCATCGGGCTCAAGGAGGTCAACCTCGGCGGTATGGGGCTTCGCGACGCACGCAGAACATTCATCAAGAATGTCGCCTGCGACGAGGAGGAGATAGAGGCGATCAAGCGTCTCGATGCGAGGGGCGTGCGCGTTTATTATCAACTGGTGCCTGAACAGCAAATCATCGAAGCTATGACTGCCGTTTAA
- a CDS encoding FGGY family carbohydrate kinase, whose translation MKSYIGLDLGTSSLKLLWADAAGEIKNECSKTYRYAVPETEYHEIAPSVWQKTLEEGLSELLAGGSPEERASVAAIGVTGQMHTTVFLDRDGESIRPAILWNDVRTRDMVAEVRKKIAETPTPAGIYGMISTGSPAMNLYWLKEEEPFHFERLAHFLIGPDYIVYALTGEISTDYCDASTSSLYDYSRERWSEEVRAVLGLSVNIYPPIRPSGVSAGTLLPAYREKYGLGAIPVTVGTGDNAAAALSMGILGTGRAALSLGTSGVLIFEREEADFEKKGKHIAFSISGEPPRMLVQGVLQSVGNTIDWWMKEILGGASFDEELSGFDASKLGEGRLLFYPYLMGDKTIYQAPGLRAAFIGLGAETRRRDMLISIFEGIAFGVKRLVEEMEVPKSKLLPLLVTGGGAKNPLWLEILANVLETEVRTGSSGDAVLGAVRLARCCVGEPLEVETKERGDRSLYAPCPVIAARYRQKYRLFKGLHDALRPY comes from the coding sequence ATGAAAAGCTACATCGGTCTTGACCTAGGCACTTCGTCTTTGAAGCTCTTGTGGGCGGATGCTGCGGGCGAGATAAAAAACGAATGCTCAAAAACTTACCGCTATGCCGTGCCGGAGACGGAGTATCATGAGATTGCGCCAAGCGTATGGCAAAAGACTTTGGAGGAGGGGCTCTCTGAGCTCCTCGCCGGCGGTTCTCCGGAAGAGCGTGCAAGTGTCGCCGCCATCGGCGTCACGGGACAGATGCATACGACGGTATTTCTGGATCGGGACGGCGAGAGCATCCGACCCGCCATCCTATGGAATGATGTCCGCACGAGGGACATGGTGGCGGAGGTCAGAAAAAAAATCGCTGAGACGCCGACACCGGCGGGCATTTATGGTATGATTTCTACAGGCAGTCCTGCCATGAACCTCTATTGGCTCAAGGAGGAGGAACCGTTCCACTTTGAACGGCTGGCGCATTTCTTGATCGGTCCGGACTATATAGTCTACGCACTGACGGGGGAAATATCTACCGATTATTGCGATGCATCCACTTCGTCTCTTTATGATTACAGCCGAGAGAGGTGGTCGGAGGAGGTGCGAGCCGTGCTGGGACTCTCCGTGAACATTTATCCGCCGATTCGCCCCTCGGGGGTGTCGGCAGGGACACTGTTGCCAGCCTACCGGGAAAAATATGGTCTGGGGGCGATACCTGTCACGGTCGGCACGGGGGATAATGCGGCAGCGGCGCTCTCCATGGGGATCCTGGGAACGGGGCGCGCAGCCCTGTCGCTTGGGACATCAGGTGTATTGATTTTTGAAAGAGAAGAGGCGGACTTTGAGAAAAAGGGAAAACACATCGCCTTTTCCATTTCCGGAGAGCCACCGAGGATGCTGGTGCAGGGCGTCCTGCAATCGGTCGGAAATACGATCGACTGGTGGATGAAGGAAATATTGGGAGGTGCGTCGTTTGATGAGGAGCTGTCAGGGTTTGATGCTTCCAAGCTGGGAGAGGGAAGGCTTCTCTTCTATCCTTATTTGATGGGGGATAAGACCATTTATCAGGCACCCGGCCTCCGCGCCGCGTTTATCGGACTGGGCGCCGAGACGAGGCGCCGTGATATGCTCATTTCCATATTTGAGGGGATTGCCTTCGGTGTCAAGCGCCTCGTTGAGGAGATGGAGGTGCCGAAGAGCAAGCTCCTGCCGCTGCTCGTCACGGGAGGCGGCGCGAAGAATCCGCTTTGGCTGGAGATCCTCGCCAACGTCCTGGAGACAGAGGTGCGGACAGGCAGCAGCGGGGATGCCGTACTCGGCGCCGTGCGGCTGGCGAGGTGCTGCGTCGGCGAGCCTTTGGAGGTAGAGACGAAGGAAAGGGGAGACAGGAGCCTGTACGCGCCCTGTCCCGTCATTGCCGCTCGCTACCGCCAAAAGTATCGCCTGTTTAAGGGCCTGCATGATGCGCTGCGTCCATATTAA
- a CDS encoding PTS sugar transporter subunit IIC, whose product MDISVFQAVLLGITYWLAVGNLPFVGLWSLQRPLVCGLVAGIILGDPVQGAVVGGTINLVYLGFMSAGGSMPADMGLAGVLGTTYAIAGGLDAATALAIAVPIGVLGTIVWYGRMTLDSIFVHMADRYIEREEYDKIWRANVLYPQMMAFCMTVLPCSLAAYFGAAYIQGFIDLLSGTTLTIFQVIGGIMPALGIAITLMYIYKGEARVFLFLGFILAVYSGLSLLTLGVIALLTAIIYVQVTSSMEAVTTAAEEDDDDDD is encoded by the coding sequence ATGGATATTTCCGTTTTCCAAGCCGTCCTGCTCGGCATCACTTACTGGCTTGCTGTTGGTAACCTCCCCTTTGTCGGGCTCTGGTCGCTGCAGCGTCCGCTTGTCTGCGGCCTTGTTGCGGGCATCATTCTCGGCGACCCTGTGCAGGGAGCTGTCGTCGGCGGTACAATCAATCTCGTTTACCTCGGCTTTATGTCTGCGGGCGGTTCGATGCCGGCGGATATGGGGCTCGCCGGCGTCCTCGGTACGACGTATGCCATCGCCGGCGGACTGGATGCGGCGACGGCTCTTGCCATCGCCGTCCCCATCGGCGTCCTTGGCACCATCGTATGGTATGGCCGCATGACCCTCGATTCCATCTTCGTCCACATGGCGGATCGCTACATTGAGAGGGAAGAATATGATAAGATTTGGCGTGCCAATGTGCTCTATCCCCAGATGATGGCGTTCTGCATGACGGTGCTTCCCTGCTCTCTGGCAGCTTATTTCGGAGCCGCGTACATCCAAGGATTTATCGATCTGCTCTCGGGCACGACGCTCACCATTTTCCAGGTCATCGGCGGCATCATGCCGGCGCTCGGCATCGCCATCACGCTCATGTACATCTACAAGGGAGAGGCTCGTGTGTTTTTGTTCCTGGGCTTTATCCTAGCCGTTTACTCCGGCCTGTCGCTCTTAACCCTAGGCGTGATCGCACTCTTAACCGCTATTATCTACGTGCAGGTCACGAGCTCGATGGAAGCCGTAACAACAGCTGCAGAGGAGGATGACGATGATGACGACTGA
- a CDS encoding PTS system mannose/fructose/sorbose family transporter subunit IID → MMTTDAIAKDEKLVTKSALRKAWFIWETFPQTCYNYERMMGQVVAHVFVPIVKCLYKHNPEAAKALMKREIEFFNVHIEFGACIIGMIIAMEEEKAKGEDIPDSFITNIKTSLMGPLAGLGDTIWQGVVIPILLAICIDISTAGSGNIWGAVIYFVTIVTAAYSLSYANFMFGYRAGANAIMDFIEKGTLKKVLKGASVMGCMVMGGLIVNYVKVSCGIEIVNETQVFSIQKDFLDHVMPNILPLGVTMGIFWLLKNRWTSIRIIGLIIALSIVCGFLGILTY, encoded by the coding sequence ATGATGACGACTGACGCAATCGCAAAGGATGAAAAGCTGGTCACGAAATCAGCTCTCCGCAAGGCATGGTTTATCTGGGAGACGTTCCCGCAGACTTGCTACAACTACGAGCGCATGATGGGACAGGTCGTCGCGCACGTCTTCGTCCCCATCGTCAAGTGTCTCTACAAGCACAATCCGGAGGCCGCCAAGGCTTTGATGAAGCGAGAGATCGAGTTCTTCAATGTCCATATCGAATTCGGTGCCTGTATCATCGGCATGATCATCGCCATGGAGGAAGAAAAGGCAAAGGGAGAAGACATCCCCGACAGCTTTATCACGAACATCAAGACATCGCTCATGGGTCCTCTCGCGGGTCTTGGCGATACCATCTGGCAGGGTGTGGTCATCCCGATTCTCCTCGCCATATGCATTGATATCTCGACCGCAGGCTCCGGCAATATCTGGGGTGCCGTCATCTACTTCGTCACGATTGTCACTGCCGCTTACAGCCTCTCCTATGCGAATTTCATGTTCGGCTACCGGGCGGGCGCGAATGCCATCATGGACTTCATCGAAAAGGGCACCTTGAAGAAGGTTTTAAAAGGCGCTTCGGTCATGGGATGCATGGTCATGGGCGGCCTGATTGTCAACTATGTCAAGGTCAGCTGCGGCATCGAGATCGTCAATGAGACGCAGGTCTTCAGTATCCAAAAGGACTTTCTCGATCACGTCATGCCGAATATCCTTCCTCTGGGGGTTACGATGGGGATTTTCTGGCTGTTGAAAAATCGCTGGACCAGCATCCGTATCATTGGTCTCATTATCGCTCTGTCGATCGTGTGCGGTTTCCTAGGAATTCTAACCTATTAA
- a CDS encoding PRD domain-containing protein, with amino-acid sequence MLNQRQLDILEVLCKNSGRYYTATSLAKEYQVSVRTMQDDLKSIRREVEGEGFARFHADRGKGTYIEVTDASKMLDWLDKGRVSERDTMENRVTLMIYMLLEKFRDVSLYDLEDALHISSSSLAIDMREAKKELSRFDLRLERKHGRISIRGSETAKRRALSQNALALTHLLGDVVREADVLDLERISFLRSVLVDAFMSHKYVISDMDFNNAVLQLAVILHRVQQHFYIQDAELGREEPQERFVSISAVVMGELRARFFVRITDAEVRSFALFLMGQAVYASDEIITSEMDAFLDTAFQKIKQHYGIDFTNNIDLRIALALHCVPLVIRMRYHNQVKNQALSSIKEEFMLGFEIASYFAFLLREKYGEALIEDEIALIAAHFYGALMEIRAKKVQRRVLVLSSLKRSMTVILRSVLFTWFKDDIATLDFAQESEVDDRLLDDYDIFLTTEKNLFYERGLAMHISLFPTENDRKNIKMLIDGFKTTEDVVGIFHESLFFTEAPEDKEACLSLLSGAAAGIYDVEGLTEAVLAREAIGSTVFSKGIAMAHPLEAVSSDTFVAVAIPKSPIVWDEERNPVRLVILLHIGKNNPQSFQLWDYFAKLFKARGWFEKITANPDYRTFLAVTERYLGK; translated from the coding sequence TTGCTGAACCAAAGACAGTTAGACATTTTAGAGGTACTGTGTAAAAACAGCGGCCGGTACTATACGGCGACTTCCCTTGCCAAAGAATATCAGGTCAGCGTGCGGACGATGCAGGATGATCTCAAGTCCATCCGCAGGGAGGTGGAAGGAGAGGGATTCGCCCGATTCCACGCAGACCGCGGGAAGGGCACCTACATCGAGGTCACGGATGCGTCGAAGATGCTCGACTGGTTGGACAAGGGGCGTGTGTCGGAGAGAGACACGATGGAAAATCGCGTGACACTGATGATCTATATGCTCTTGGAGAAATTCCGGGATGTTTCTCTCTACGATCTGGAGGATGCGCTGCATATCTCCTCGTCCTCGCTTGCGATTGACATGAGAGAGGCAAAGAAGGAGTTGTCGCGCTTTGACCTCCGACTGGAACGGAAACACGGACGCATTTCGATCAGGGGCTCTGAGACGGCAAAGCGTCGGGCGCTTTCACAAAATGCCCTGGCGCTTACGCACCTCTTGGGAGATGTGGTGAGAGAAGCGGATGTGCTTGACTTAGAGAGGATTTCCTTCCTCCGCAGCGTCCTTGTCGATGCCTTTATGTCGCATAAGTATGTGATCTCCGACATGGACTTCAATAACGCCGTATTGCAGCTGGCTGTCATCCTGCACCGCGTCCAGCAGCATTTTTACATACAGGATGCGGAGCTCGGGCGGGAGGAGCCGCAGGAGCGGTTCGTCTCCATCAGCGCGGTCGTCATGGGCGAACTGCGTGCACGCTTCTTTGTGCGAATCACCGATGCGGAGGTCAGGAGCTTCGCGCTCTTTTTGATGGGGCAGGCGGTCTATGCGTCGGATGAAATCATCACGAGTGAAATGGATGCCTTTCTCGATACGGCTTTTCAGAAGATCAAGCAGCACTACGGCATTGACTTTACGAACAACATCGACCTGCGCATCGCGTTGGCGCTCCATTGCGTGCCGCTCGTCATTCGCATGCGCTATCACAACCAGGTCAAGAACCAGGCGCTCTCCTCCATCAAAGAGGAGTTCATGCTCGGCTTTGAGATAGCCTCCTACTTTGCCTTCCTCCTGCGGGAGAAGTATGGCGAGGCGCTCATTGAGGATGAGATTGCCCTGATTGCAGCGCACTTCTACGGCGCGCTCATGGAGATCCGCGCCAAGAAGGTGCAGCGGCGCGTGCTGGTTCTGTCCTCTTTAAAGCGAAGCATGACCGTGATTTTGCGCTCGGTGCTCTTTACGTGGTTTAAGGACGATATTGCGACGCTCGACTTCGCGCAGGAGAGCGAAGTCGATGACAGGCTCCTGGATGATTACGATATCTTCCTGACGACGGAGAAAAATCTCTTTTATGAGCGCGGGCTCGCCATGCACATCAGCCTGTTTCCGACGGAAAACGATCGGAAAAACATCAAGATGCTCATCGATGGTTTCAAGACGACGGAAGATGTGGTGGGGATTTTTCACGAATCGCTCTTCTTCACCGAGGCGCCGGAGGATAAGGAAGCGTGCCTCTCGCTCCTGTCCGGTGCGGCGGCGGGGATCTATGACGTGGAGGGGCTTACGGAAGCGGTTCTCGCAAGGGAAGCCATCGGCAGTACGGTATTTTCAAAGGGGATTGCGATGGCGCATCCCCTAGAGGCCGTATCGTCCGATACCTTTGTCGCCGTTGCGATTCCCAAATCGCCGATCGTCTGGGACGAGGAGAGAAATCCCGTCCGGCTTGTCATCCTGCTGCATATAGGAAAAAATAATCCGCAGTCGTTTCAACTGTGGGACTACTTTGCAAAGCTCTTTAAGGCCCGCGGCTGGTTTGAGAAGATCACGGCAAATCCCGATTACCGAACCTTCCTCGCCGTGACGGAGCGGTATTTGGGGAAGTGA
- a CDS encoding DeoR/GlpR transcriptional regulator translates to MEFAERPLEDRTAEGSAEKAAIAEYAMRFIRENTVIFLDAGSTCTSLARLLYLKKGLTIFTTSLSVANVLISSENKLHMSGGTLNPITMALEGFAATGFLRQIHVDIAFLGTSGFQDCNGPTSIDFTDADVKRAILERARTKIVLAHSAKTQASALVEYTKWKNIHHLITDSNIRFEDKKRLSDQVDIIEVPPLHNADCAEHIE, encoded by the coding sequence TTGGAGTTTGCAGAGCGTCCTCTTGAAGACCGCACCGCTGAAGGAAGTGCGGAAAAGGCCGCCATTGCAGAATATGCAATGCGGTTTATCAGAGAAAACACGGTCATTTTTCTCGATGCGGGAAGCACGTGCACTTCGTTGGCCAGGCTCCTTTATCTGAAAAAAGGACTGACGATTTTTACCACGTCGCTCAGTGTTGCAAATGTACTGATTTCCAGCGAAAACAAACTTCACATGAGCGGCGGGACACTAAATCCCATCACTATGGCATTGGAGGGATTCGCTGCGACCGGTTTTTTGCGCCAAATTCACGTGGACATTGCTTTTCTGGGAACAAGCGGCTTTCAAGACTGCAACGGTCCGACATCCATTGATTTTACGGATGCGGATGTAAAACGTGCGATTTTGGAGCGTGCCCGAACGAAAATCGTTTTAGCGCACAGTGCAAAAACGCAGGCTTCTGCATTGGTAGAATATACGAAATGGAAAAACATCCACCATTTGATAACGGATTCAAACATTCGATTTGAAGACAAGAAGCGTCTATCCGATCAAGTAGATATCATCGAGGTGCCGCCTTTGCATAATGCGGATTGTGCCGAACACATAGAATAA
- a CDS encoding zinc-binding dehydrogenase, with the protein MKAVLLNSPGDFSIADLPTPEPGPGEVRLRIEMSGICTNDIRDFKGECSYTYPRIGGHEYGGTIEKLGEGIDSSRYRAGQKAVAYIIDNCKSCYLCKRGEENICETLPTNKTFQNPGAVSGYKGFAQYVIAKVEDLFIYPEETDFKTIAFTEPLACVVNSVNRTPLRMGDDALVIGGGTMGLLHVMVARVRGARVILSEPLAERREKALRLGAAFAFDPGSEDVQAQVASLTSGRGADIVYNTTAAPAIAEQAIAMTAPGGTVVMFSSIHPNTPVPVDLGRVHSHQVNITGAVSPTIRAYHESVMLLSKRIIDPTSLIEAVYSYRDFGDAMACAMRPDTYKVLLDFGDAG; encoded by the coding sequence ATGAAAGCAGTTCTGTTAAACAGCCCAGGGGATTTTTCAATTGCCGATCTGCCGACACCGGAGCCGGGGCCCGGAGAGGTTCGCCTCAGGATCGAGATGTCCGGCATCTGCACGAACGATATCCGCGACTTCAAGGGTGAGTGCAGCTACACCTATCCTCGCATCGGCGGACATGAATACGGCGGTACGATTGAGAAGCTCGGTGAGGGCATCGACAGCAGTCGGTACAGGGCTGGCCAGAAGGCCGTCGCCTATATCATAGATAACTGCAAGTCTTGCTACTTATGCAAGCGCGGCGAGGAGAATATCTGCGAAACGCTGCCGACGAACAAGACATTCCAAAATCCGGGAGCTGTCTCCGGCTACAAGGGATTTGCACAGTATGTGATTGCTAAAGTGGAGGATCTCTTCATCTATCCCGAGGAAACGGATTTCAAGACAATTGCGTTTACCGAGCCCTTGGCGTGCGTCGTCAACAGTGTCAACCGAACGCCTCTCCGCATGGGGGACGACGCTCTCGTCATCGGCGGCGGTACAATGGGGTTGCTCCATGTGATGGTAGCGAGGGTCAGGGGAGCCCGCGTTATCCTCTCGGAGCCTCTGGCAGAGCGCAGGGAAAAGGCACTGAGACTCGGCGCAGCCTTTGCATTTGACCCCGGCAGCGAGGATGTGCAAGCGCAGGTTGCGTCTCTCACGAGCGGGCGTGGCGCGGACATCGTCTATAATACGACGGCGGCTCCGGCGATTGCCGAACAGGCGATCGCCATGACGGCACCCGGCGGCACGGTCGTGATGTTTTCCTCCATTCACCCGAATACACCTGTGCCTGTAGATCTCGGACGTGTCCATTCGCATCAGGTCAACATCACAGGTGCTGTCAGCCCGACGATTCGCGCCTACCATGAGTCGGTGATGTTGCTGTCCAAGAGGATCATCGATCCGACGTCGCTCATCGAAGCGGTCTACAGCTACAGGGACTTCGGCGATGCGATGGCGTGCGCGATGCGTCCGGACACATACAAGGTGCTCTTGGATTTCGGAGATGCAGGATGA
- a CDS encoding class II aldolase, whose product MKIVNGFDLFRHAREKGCILPAFNTTNLEMTYGIVQGLQNAAMPGMVQISTNNLRLSDPDTIVYLMKKALYKKDVPVALHLDHGKSYENACECVDAGFTSIMIDASHLPFEENVTTVRKTVEYCHFYGVPVEAELGCIGGKEDDILNEADAKTDPDMVRDFVARTGCDILAVAVGNVHGLDAVPHIDLPLLEQISKISPVPLVLHGDSGIPFEIIREARRHNLIKINYGADLRRAFVASFGEPYKNLKNATDVISYSLAGIAAVAEKTEFLVKSINE is encoded by the coding sequence ATGAAAATTGTCAACGGCTTTGACCTGTTCAGACACGCAAGGGAAAAAGGCTGCATCCTGCCGGCCTTCAACACGACGAACCTCGAAATGACCTACGGTATCGTACAGGGTCTGCAGAACGCAGCGATGCCCGGCATGGTACAGATCTCAACCAACAATCTTCGCCTCTCCGATCCGGACACCATTGTCTACCTGATGAAGAAGGCGCTCTACAAAAAAGACGTCCCCGTCGCTCTCCACCTCGACCACGGCAAGAGCTATGAGAATGCCTGTGAATGCGTCGATGCAGGCTTTACCTCCATCATGATCGACGCCTCTCACCTTCCTTTTGAAGAGAATGTCACCACGGTCCGCAAGACCGTCGAATACTGCCATTTCTACGGCGTTCCCGTCGAGGCGGAACTCGGCTGCATCGGAGGCAAAGAAGACGACATCCTAAACGAAGCCGATGCCAAAACGGATCCGGATATGGTACGGGACTTCGTTGCGCGTACAGGCTGCGATATCCTCGCCGTTGCTGTCGGCAACGTCCACGGGCTCGACGCTGTGCCCCATATCGACCTTCCCCTCTTAGAGCAGATTTCCAAGATTTCACCCGTCCCGCTTGTCCTTCATGGAGACTCAGGCATCCCCTTTGAAATCATTCGTGAAGCCCGCAGGCACAACCTCATCAAGATCAACTACGGCGCCGATCTCCGCCGCGCCTTCGTCGCCTCCTTCGGCGAGCCTTACAAAAATCTAAAAAACGCCACGGATGTCATCAGCTACAGTCTCGCCGGCATCGCCGCTGTCGCCGAAAAGACGGAATTCCTTGTCAAGTCCATCAACGAATAG
- a CDS encoding PTS mannose transporter subunit IIA, whose amino-acid sequence MVKMVVVSHGNMAAGMVHSAQMLAGRQEGLVAYGLQPEDDRSVLLENIRKELESRAEGDEIIVLSDLFHGTPFNVAVELTEHFDFYHITGINLPLLVVMLVGRMSGKTAAELCEDAMAKAAGTIKDVRRMLEAADGAEED is encoded by the coding sequence ATGGTCAAAATGGTAGTTGTCTCTCACGGCAATATGGCTGCCGGCATGGTGCACAGCGCACAGATGCTTGCGGGCCGGCAGGAGGGGCTCGTCGCCTACGGGCTGCAGCCGGAGGATGATCGAAGCGTCTTGCTGGAGAATATAAGGAAGGAGCTCGAGAGCCGGGCGGAGGGAGATGAGATCATCGTCCTTTCCGATCTCTTCCACGGGACGCCGTTCAATGTGGCGGTGGAGCTCACGGAGCATTTCGATTTCTACCATATAACCGGGATCAATCTGCCGCTCCTCGTCGTCATGCTGGTCGGCCGCATGAGCGGAAAGACTGCCGCGGAGCTGTGCGAGGATGCGATGGCAAAGGCTGCCGGTACGATTAAAGACGTAAGAAGAATGCTGGAAGCAGCAGACGGTGCAGAGGAGGACTGA